From Dasypus novemcinctus isolate mDasNov1 chromosome 11, mDasNov1.1.hap2, whole genome shotgun sequence, one genomic window encodes:
- the BAK1 gene encoding bcl-2 homologous antagonist/killer isoform X2, translating into MASEQGPGPPPQDCGKPTEPSASAGAGGRGGGCARRPRDGGCGARAQQHHGAGGAAAGHHRRRHQPALRRRVPGHAADAAAHAGECLRVLHQDRLQASSNARSLFESGINWGRVVALLGFGYRLAIHVYQRGLTGFLGQVASFVANFMLQHGIARWIAQRGGWAAALDLGNGPIRNVLLVLAVVLLGQFVVRRYFKS; encoded by the exons ATGGCGTCGGAACAAGGCCCGGGCCCGCCCCCGCAGGACTGCGGAAAGCCCACCGAGCCCTCCGCCTCTG CAGGAGCAGGAGGCCGAGGGGGCGGCTGCGCCCGCCGACCCAGAGATGGCGGCTGTGGCGCTCGAGCCCAGCAG CACCATGGGGCAGGTGGGGCGGCAGCTGGCCATCATCGGCGACGACATCAACCAGCGCTTCGACGCCGAGTTCCAGGCCATGCTGCAGACGCTGCAGCCCACGCCGGGGAATGCCTACGAGTACTTCACCAAGATCGCCTGCAG GCCAGCAGCAACGCCCGCAG CCTGTTCGAGAGCGGCATCAACTGGGGCCGCGTGGTGGCCCTGCTGGGCTTCGGCTACCGCCTGGCCATCCACGTCTACCAGCGCGGCCTGACCGGCTTCCTGGGCCAGGTGGCCAGCTTCGTGGCCAACTTCATGCTGCAGCACGGCATCGCCCGGTGGATCGCGCAGCGCGGCGGCTGG GCGGCAGCCCTGGACCTGGGCAACGGCCCCATCCGCAACGTGCTGCTGGTCCTGGCCGTGGTGCTGCTGGGCCAGTTTGTGGTACGAAGATACTTCAAGTCCTGA
- the BAK1 gene encoding bcl-2 homologous antagonist/killer isoform X1 — protein MASEQGPGPPPQDCGKPTEPSASEKQVAQDTQEVFCSYAFYRHQQEQEAEGAAAPADPEMAAVALEPSSTMGQVGRQLAIIGDDINQRFDAEFQAMLQTLQPTPGNAYEYFTKIACSLFESGINWGRVVALLGFGYRLAIHVYQRGLTGFLGQVASFVANFMLQHGIARWIAQRGGWAAALDLGNGPIRNVLLVLAVVLLGQFVVRRYFKS, from the exons ATGGCGTCGGAACAAGGCCCGGGCCCGCCCCCGCAGGACTGCGGAAAGCCCACCGAGCCCTCCGCCTCTG AGAAGCAGGTGGCCCAGGACACACAGGAGGTTTTCTGCAGCTACGCCTTTTACCGCCATCAGCAGGAGCAGGAGGCCGAGGGGGCGGCTGCGCCCGCCGACCCAGAGATGGCGGCTGTGGCGCTCGAGCCCAGCAG CACCATGGGGCAGGTGGGGCGGCAGCTGGCCATCATCGGCGACGACATCAACCAGCGCTTCGACGCCGAGTTCCAGGCCATGCTGCAGACGCTGCAGCCCACGCCGGGGAATGCCTACGAGTACTTCACCAAGATCGCCTGCAG CCTGTTCGAGAGCGGCATCAACTGGGGCCGCGTGGTGGCCCTGCTGGGCTTCGGCTACCGCCTGGCCATCCACGTCTACCAGCGCGGCCTGACCGGCTTCCTGGGCCAGGTGGCCAGCTTCGTGGCCAACTTCATGCTGCAGCACGGCATCGCCCGGTGGATCGCGCAGCGCGGCGGCTGG GCGGCAGCCCTGGACCTGGGCAACGGCCCCATCCGCAACGTGCTGCTGGTCCTGGCCGTGGTGCTGCTGGGCCAGTTTGTGGTACGAAGATACTTCAAGTCCTGA
- the BAK1 gene encoding bcl-2 homologous antagonist/killer isoform X3, producing the protein MASEQGPGPPPQDCGKPTEPSASEKQVAQDTQEVFCSYAFYRHQQEQEAEGAAAPADPEMAAVALEPSSTMGQVGRQLAIIGDDINQRFDAEFQAMLQTLQPTPGNAYEYFTKIACRPAATPAGNPPHPQNGGATPPQQHPAPVPSVLSPVAENRPLPDRGRAGAACVALTLG; encoded by the exons ATGGCGTCGGAACAAGGCCCGGGCCCGCCCCCGCAGGACTGCGGAAAGCCCACCGAGCCCTCCGCCTCTG AGAAGCAGGTGGCCCAGGACACACAGGAGGTTTTCTGCAGCTACGCCTTTTACCGCCATCAGCAGGAGCAGGAGGCCGAGGGGGCGGCTGCGCCCGCCGACCCAGAGATGGCGGCTGTGGCGCTCGAGCCCAGCAG CACCATGGGGCAGGTGGGGCGGCAGCTGGCCATCATCGGCGACGACATCAACCAGCGCTTCGACGCCGAGTTCCAGGCCATGCTGCAGACGCTGCAGCCCACGCCGGGGAATGCCTACGAGTACTTCACCAAGATCGCCTGCAG GCCAGCAGCAACGCCCGCAGGTAATCCCCCACACCCACAGAATGGGGGGGCCACACCCCCGCAGCAGCATCCGGCTCCCGTGCCCTCTGTGCTTTCTCCTGTCGCAGAGAACCGGCCTCTTCCCGATCGAGGCCGGGCAGGGGCGGCCTGTGTGGCCTTGACCCTGGGCTGA